Proteins from a single region of Abyssalbus ytuae:
- the pdhA gene encoding pyruvate dehydrogenase (acetyl-transferring) E1 component subunit alpha: MKEVTKEVYLKWYEDMLFWRKFEDKLAAVYIQQKVRGFLHLYNGQEAVLAGSLHAMDLSKDKMITAYRNHVQPIGMGADPQRVMAELYGKGTGTSQGLGGSMHIFSPDNGFYGGHGIVGGQIPLGAGLAFADKYFKKEAVTLCYMGDGAVRQGSFHETLNLATLWELPVVFICENNGYAMGTSVARTASHTDIWKLGLGYNMPCGPVDGMNPVKVAEAVDEAVQRARRGDGPTFLEMKTYRYRGHSMSDAQHYRTKEEVEEYKKIDPITQVKDTILKEKYATEDELAEIDKRVKKKVSECEKFAEESPFPEKNVMYDVVYEQEDYPFLPHKL; this comes from the coding sequence ATGAAAGAAGTTACAAAAGAAGTCTACCTTAAATGGTATGAAGACATGTTGTTCTGGAGAAAGTTTGAAGACAAACTTGCCGCAGTATACATACAGCAAAAAGTTAGAGGTTTTTTACATCTTTATAATGGACAGGAAGCAGTTTTGGCCGGTTCTTTACACGCTATGGACCTTTCCAAAGATAAAATGATAACAGCTTACCGAAATCACGTGCAACCCATAGGTATGGGGGCCGACCCTCAAAGAGTTATGGCAGAGCTTTACGGAAAAGGTACAGGAACGTCACAAGGCTTGGGAGGTTCAATGCATATTTTTTCTCCTGATAATGGTTTTTACGGGGGGCATGGTATTGTAGGAGGCCAGATTCCGTTAGGAGCAGGATTAGCGTTTGCAGACAAGTATTTTAAAAAAGAAGCAGTAACCCTTTGTTACATGGGAGATGGTGCTGTACGTCAGGGATCGTTTCATGAAACTTTAAATCTCGCTACCCTGTGGGAACTCCCTGTAGTATTTATATGCGAAAATAATGGTTATGCCATGGGAACATCAGTAGCCCGTACTGCAAGCCATACCGATATATGGAAACTAGGGTTGGGTTATAATATGCCTTGCGGACCGGTGGACGGTATGAATCCGGTAAAAGTTGCCGAGGCAGTTGATGAAGCGGTTCAAAGAGCACGAAGAGGGGACGGACCAACTTTCCTCGAGATGAAAACATACAGGTACCGGGGACATTCAATGTCTGATGCACAACACTACAGAACTAAAGAAGAAGTAGAGGAATATAAAAAAATAGATCCGATTACTCAGGTAAAAGATACTATCTTAAAAGAAAAGTATGCCACCGAAGATGAGTTGGCAGAAATTGATAAAAGGGTAAAAAAGAAAGTAAGCGAATGCGAAAAATTCGCTGAAGAATCACCATTCCCTGAAAAGAATGTAATGTATGATGTAGTATACGAACAGGAAGATTATCCGTTTTTACCCCATAAACTTTAA
- the cdd gene encoding cytidine deaminase: MNKIEIKSVLTVYEDVSELPEDIQQLMNIAVNARKKAYAPYSKFRVGAALSLENGEVVIGNNQENASYPSGLCAERVAIYQAGAKYPDLKIKSLAISASSDIKETLTPIPPCGACRQSISEYEIKQGEPISIYFMGKTGRIIKADSLKDLLPLTFDKDQLI; the protein is encoded by the coding sequence ATGAATAAAATTGAAATAAAATCTGTATTAACTGTTTATGAAGATGTAAGTGAATTACCGGAAGATATTCAGCAGTTAATGAACATTGCAGTAAATGCACGAAAAAAAGCTTACGCACCATATTCTAAATTTAGAGTTGGTGCGGCTTTGTCTTTGGAAAATGGTGAAGTCGTAATAGGTAACAATCAGGAAAATGCGTCATACCCCTCCGGACTATGTGCCGAAAGGGTAGCCATATACCAGGCCGGGGCCAAATATCCGGATTTAAAAATAAAAAGTTTGGCTATTTCCGCTTCATCCGATATAAAAGAAACCTTAACTCCTATACCGCCATGTGGGGCCTGCAGGCAAAGTATTTCAGAATACGAAATAAAACAAGGAGAGCCAATTTCAATATATTTTATGGGAAAAACAGGCCGGATTATTAAGGCTGATTCTCTAAAAGACTTATTGCCTTTAACCTTCGATAAAGACCAATTAATTTAA